One window from the genome of Nitrosopumilus sp. encodes:
- a CDS encoding pyridoxal phosphate-dependent aminotransferase, whose product MKFVVDQQVEDIEMPENLKLNTFLQEFHSNCPHPECSFGFYGFAFGQSPFPVPQLIQNTLIKNVEKGAYAPISGIPELRNAISKYNKYYFKMDVAPERIYVGPGTKELIFNLLEILHGTVILPTPAWLGYLPQIRFLKKNYHMLPTRANKKISPSDLRRLALRLQDRQKILILNNPNNPTGLLYDQLELEEIADVCREQNITVISDEIYALTTYDFSKFTSMGKIYPEGTFVTNGLSKSHAAGGYRLGYVIFPQHAADLKTQFKKILATEYTAVSTPIQHAAVAGFEISKEMDEYFVTTRNIHQIMGDYTYHALSAIDGVKATKPDATFYLLADFNAFATDLQKARISTSQKLSESLIVHPYHTAIVGGDSLVLERTDFSARIAYVDYDGASTYKNYLENKPQSNAEKLEFVKMNAPKVVAGIDMIADFFDKLKKDTLSNFDSKKSSMITSS is encoded by the coding sequence TTGAAATTTGTAGTTGATCAACAAGTAGAAGACATTGAGATGCCTGAAAATCTCAAATTAAATACATTTTTACAAGAATTTCATTCTAATTGCCCTCATCCTGAATGCAGTTTTGGTTTCTATGGATTTGCTTTTGGACAATCCCCATTTCCAGTACCACAATTAATTCAAAATACCTTAATCAAAAATGTTGAGAAAGGAGCCTACGCTCCAATTTCTGGAATTCCTGAATTAAGAAATGCAATTTCAAAATATAACAAATATTATTTCAAGATGGATGTAGCTCCTGAACGAATCTATGTAGGTCCGGGAACTAAAGAGTTGATTTTCAATCTTTTAGAAATCCTACATGGAACTGTAATATTGCCAACTCCTGCATGGTTGGGATATCTTCCACAAATAAGATTTTTGAAAAAAAATTATCACATGTTGCCTACTCGTGCAAACAAAAAAATTTCTCCTAGTGATCTTCGACGTCTTGCACTAAGATTGCAAGACCGACAAAAAATATTGATTTTGAATAATCCCAATAATCCTACTGGATTACTATATGATCAATTAGAATTAGAAGAAATTGCAGATGTTTGCAGAGAACAAAACATCACTGTGATTTCTGATGAAATTTATGCACTCACTACATATGACTTTTCAAAATTTACTAGTATGGGAAAAATTTACCCTGAAGGGACTTTTGTCACAAATGGTTTGTCCAAATCTCATGCAGCTGGAGGATATAGATTAGGATATGTAATTTTTCCTCAACATGCAGCAGATCTCAAAACACAATTCAAAAAAATCCTTGCCACTGAATATACTGCAGTATCTACCCCAATTCAACATGCTGCCGTAGCTGGATTTGAAATCAGCAAAGAAATGGACGAATATTTTGTCACGACTAGAAATATTCATCAAATTATGGGCGATTATACTTATCATGCACTAAGTGCAATAGATGGCGTAAAGGCTACAAAACCTGATGCGACATTTTACCTCCTTGCAGATTTTAACGCGTTTGCAACTGATCTACAAAAAGCCAGAATTTCTACTTCCCAAAAATTATCTGAATCCCTTATCGTTCATCCTTATCATACTGCCATTGTTGGTGGAGATAGTTTGGTTTTAGAACGAACTGATTTTAGTGCAAGAATTGCATATGTTGATTATGATGGTGCTAGTACATACAAAAATTACCTTGAAAACAAACCTCAATCTAATGCTGAAAAATTAGAATTTGTAAAAATGAATGCCCCTAAAGTTGTTGCAGGAATAGATATGATTGCAGATTTCTTTGACAAATTAAAAAAAGATACTTTATCTAACTTTGATAGCAAAAAAAGTTCTATGATTACATCAAGTTAA
- a CDS encoding AMP-binding protein, whose amino-acid sequence MTPFEFVPTRSQILDSNIYKFMNKHNITTIEELSEKAKNNLEWFWKSVDEDIGIEWDAPYSKIMDISKGIPWSKWFVDGKTNIYKSSVEKFASKTPHKTAYYFESEDGVKSQISYMELNSKVSKLANGLKSLGVKKGDVIAIYLPMIEEAIISILAAAKIGAIQTVIFSGYSSESLHIRLKDCNAKILLISDGFQRKGKPVSQKQSVETAIQNTQVEKIIVVNYKGIDKYEKSEQFLFYNDLVSSHNEICKTEVMDSEDPLFILYTSGTTGKPKGVVHVHGGFSVFAGHQAAYLVDIQAQDTLFWPADIGWITGLVWNVYGLLMMGASAVIYDGGLDFPTSDRIWKMLSDYKATIFGISPTAVRLFKKHNIEPLKSFSLNNIKNIPTTGEPLDEDSWWWLFEKVGNKKIPIMNLSGGTEIGGAMLSVFPGMKLKPSTVGIPVPGMNLDVFDDDENSVREQNGFLVIKSPWPAMTRGLLHDAQKYFDTYWSRFENIWFHGDYVYVDKDNLWYMRGRTDDVINVSGHRMSTAEIEQTIISHDKISDAASIAIPDYLTGEAIVVFFVSENKSEKINKSEISNYLSEKIGKLAKPKYIFQISDLPKTRTGKIMRRLLKSKLLGNELGDLSSLEDPSILDEIQKLS is encoded by the coding sequence TTGACTCCTTTTGAATTTGTTCCTACTAGAAGTCAAATTCTAGATTCTAATATTTACAAATTTATGAATAAACATAACATAACTACAATAGAAGAATTATCTGAAAAAGCAAAAAATAATTTAGAATGGTTTTGGAAATCTGTAGACGAAGATATAGGTATTGAATGGGATGCCCCCTATTCAAAAATAATGGATATATCAAAAGGAATTCCTTGGAGTAAATGGTTTGTTGATGGAAAAACAAATATCTACAAATCTTCTGTTGAAAAATTTGCCAGTAAGACTCCTCATAAAACTGCTTATTATTTTGAATCTGAAGATGGCGTAAAATCACAAATTTCTTACATGGAATTAAACTCCAAAGTTTCTAAACTTGCAAATGGTTTGAAATCTCTTGGAGTGAAAAAAGGCGATGTTATTGCAATATATTTGCCGATGATTGAAGAAGCAATAATATCAATTTTAGCAGCTGCTAAAATTGGTGCAATTCAAACTGTAATTTTTTCTGGCTATAGTTCTGAGTCATTACATATTAGATTAAAAGATTGTAATGCAAAAATTCTTTTAATTTCTGATGGGTTTCAAAGAAAAGGAAAACCTGTATCACAAAAACAATCTGTTGAAACTGCAATACAGAATACACAAGTAGAAAAAATTATTGTTGTTAATTATAAAGGAATTGACAAATATGAAAAATCTGAACAATTCCTTTTTTATAATGATCTTGTATCGTCTCACAATGAAATTTGTAAAACTGAGGTGATGGATTCAGAGGATCCTTTGTTTATTTTGTATACCTCTGGAACTACTGGAAAACCTAAAGGCGTAGTGCATGTACATGGTGGATTTTCTGTTTTTGCCGGTCATCAGGCAGCATATCTTGTTGATATTCAGGCACAGGATACTTTGTTTTGGCCTGCAGATATTGGATGGATTACAGGACTAGTATGGAATGTTTATGGATTATTGATGATGGGAGCAAGCGCAGTGATTTATGATGGTGGATTGGATTTTCCTACATCTGATAGAATCTGGAAAATGTTATCTGATTATAAGGCAACCATCTTTGGTATATCTCCAACGGCTGTTCGCTTATTTAAAAAACATAACATTGAACCTTTAAAATCATTTTCACTAAACAATATCAAAAATATTCCCACTACTGGAGAACCTCTTGATGAAGATTCATGGTGGTGGCTATTTGAAAAAGTCGGAAACAAAAAAATCCCTATCATGAATCTGTCTGGTGGAACTGAGATTGGAGGTGCAATGCTTTCTGTTTTTCCTGGAATGAAATTAAAACCATCCACTGTGGGTATTCCTGTTCCTGGAATGAACTTAGATGTATTTGATGATGATGAAAATTCTGTACGAGAACAAAATGGGTTTTTAGTAATCAAATCCCCTTGGCCTGCAATGACTCGAGGATTACTACATGATGCTCAAAAATATTTTGATACATACTGGTCAAGATTTGAAAATATTTGGTTTCATGGTGATTACGTTTACGTTGACAAAGATAATCTTTGGTATATGCGTGGAAGGACAGATGATGTCATCAATGTATCTGGTCATAGGATGAGCACTGCTGAGATAGAACAAACTATTATTTCTCATGATAAAATATCTGATGCTGCATCAATTGCTATTCCTGATTATCTTACAGGTGAGGCAATTGTAGTTTTTTTTGTTTCTGAAAACAAATCTGAAAAAATCAACAAATCTGAAATATCAAATTATCTTTCAGAAAAAATTGGTAAATTGGCAAAACCCAAATATATTTTTCAGATATCTGATCTTCCTAAAACACGTACTGGCAAGATAATGCGCAGATTGTTAAAATCAAAATTACTAGGGAATGAATTGGGAGATTTGTCTTCTCTTGAGGATCCTTCTATTTTGGATGAAATTCAAAAATTGAGTTGA
- the gatB gene encoding Asp-tRNA(Asn)/Glu-tRNA(Gln) amidotransferase subunit GatB, with protein sequence MTMIGLEIHCQLTNLNSKLFCSCKANYREFEINENICPICMGLPGSLPRLNQEAVKKATIIAMALNCSTPEKIAFFRKNYFYPDSPKNFQITQLNIYGDTSVGGQGSVMIGNKKIRITRIQLEEDPGRLIYEGNSSKNQITLVDYNRAGTPLVEIVTEPDFETPKEVRDFLNILSDILTNLGVADPSLEGAMRADANVSIEGGKKVEIKNIGSFHDLEKATHFEITRQESLHSRGIEIIQETRHWDDRRKITVSSRSKEEELDYRYFLEGDIPWIKMDSEIHKKLESEMPESISSKKERYISKYNIPPQVAEVLSADKYYSDLFEESHIESNAKEVANIITTELMGLVDTREKRESSKFTATHLKELADSIQSGKVSRNSSKNALHEILKTGKSVSTVISELDLGNVSDESELSEIISNIITEESQAVEQAKSNPQTINYLVGKVMQKTKGKADPVLTLELLKKQIGL encoded by the coding sequence ATGACGATGATAGGATTAGAAATTCACTGCCAGCTAACTAACCTAAACAGCAAATTATTTTGTTCATGCAAGGCAAACTATAGAGAATTTGAAATTAATGAAAACATTTGTCCCATTTGCATGGGATTGCCTGGAAGTTTGCCAAGATTAAATCAAGAGGCAGTAAAAAAAGCAACTATAATTGCTATGGCTCTAAATTGCTCAACACCGGAAAAAATTGCATTTTTTAGAAAAAATTATTTTTATCCTGACTCTCCAAAAAATTTTCAAATCACTCAATTGAATATCTATGGAGACACCAGTGTTGGTGGACAAGGCTCAGTAATGATTGGGAATAAAAAAATTCGAATCACCCGAATTCAATTAGAGGAGGATCCTGGAAGGTTAATCTATGAAGGAAATTCATCAAAAAATCAAATTACTCTTGTAGATTACAACCGTGCAGGCACTCCTTTGGTAGAAATTGTTACAGAGCCTGACTTTGAAACCCCTAAAGAAGTTCGTGATTTTCTCAACATATTATCTGATATTCTCACAAATCTTGGAGTTGCGGATCCTAGTTTAGAAGGGGCAATGAGAGCAGACGCTAATGTTTCAATTGAAGGTGGCAAAAAAGTTGAAATCAAAAATATTGGCTCTTTTCATGATCTAGAAAAAGCAACTCATTTTGAAATTACAAGACAAGAAAGTTTGCATTCAAGAGGAATAGAAATTATTCAGGAGACTCGGCATTGGGATGATAGGAGAAAAATTACAGTTTCATCTCGTTCAAAAGAAGAAGAACTTGACTATCGTTATTTCCTTGAAGGTGATATCCCTTGGATAAAGATGGATTCTGAAATTCACAAAAAACTTGAATCTGAAATGCCTGAAAGTATTAGTTCAAAAAAAGAAAGATATATTTCAAAATATAATATTCCTCCACAAGTTGCTGAAGTATTATCTGCTGACAAATACTATTCGGATTTATTTGAAGAATCTCATATTGAATCAAATGCAAAAGAGGTTGCAAATATCATTACCACCGAATTGATGGGGCTAGTTGATACTAGAGAAAAACGTGAATCCTCTAAATTCACTGCAACTCATTTAAAGGAATTAGCTGATTCGATACAATCTGGAAAGGTTTCAAGAAATTCATCAAAGAATGCATTACATGAAATTTTAAAAACAGGAAAATCTGTATCTACTGTAATTTCTGAACTAGACCTTGGAAATGTTTCTGATGAATCTGAATTATCAGAAATTATATCTAATATTATTACAGAAGAATCACAAGCTGTAGAGCAAGCAAAATCTAACCCCCAGACAATTAATTATTTGGTTGGAAAAGTGATGCAAAAAACAAAAGGAAAGGCAGATCCTGTTTTAACATTAGAATTACTGAAAAAACAAATTGGATTATGA
- the gatA gene encoding Asp-tRNA(Asn)/Glu-tRNA(Gln) amidotransferase subunit GatA codes for MNLKISALEYVQEVQTGNISAEDFIAKTLEQIQTVDTKLHAFLSVNDNAVVQARQIDKKIKSGEKVGKCFGMPISIKDNICIKDSKTTCASKMLENFIAPYDATVISKLKSEDAVFIGKANMDEFAMGLTTEFSAYGPSKNPWDVNCVPGGSSGGSAVSVSAFECVASLGSDTGGSVRNPASFCSTVGYKPTYGLISRYGLISYANSIEQIGPLTRTVKDTAFLLNIISGIDPNDNTTVDNKNEDYLLGIESGIEGKKIGIIKEMIGEGISPEVLSTTKDAISKLENLGAICEEISLDMVKYSVAAYYTITATEAGSNLARYDNLRYGYEFPVEGYEFNSYISKARRNFGPEVTRRMIIGGFVPSAGHAGKYFLKALKVKSKLTKEINEAFKRFDLLIAPTVPLPPFKIGEKINDPVSLFLVDINTVTANLTGKPAISIPYSISNGLPIGIQLMADSMNDKLLLQTAYALEQTVQLPEVPL; via the coding sequence ATGAATCTAAAAATATCTGCCCTTGAGTATGTGCAAGAAGTACAAACTGGAAATATTTCTGCAGAAGATTTTATAGCAAAAACCCTTGAACAAATCCAAACAGTTGATACAAAACTTCATGCTTTTTTGTCCGTTAATGACAATGCAGTTGTTCAAGCCAGACAAATTGATAAAAAAATTAAATCTGGTGAAAAAGTTGGCAAATGTTTTGGAATGCCAATTTCAATCAAGGATAACATATGCATCAAAGATTCAAAGACTACTTGTGCATCTAAAATGCTTGAAAATTTTATTGCTCCTTATGATGCAACAGTAATTTCCAAATTAAAATCTGAAGATGCTGTTTTTATTGGTAAAGCTAACATGGATGAATTTGCAATGGGGCTTACCACTGAATTTAGTGCATATGGTCCTAGCAAAAATCCATGGGATGTTAATTGTGTTCCTGGCGGTTCATCTGGCGGAAGTGCAGTTTCTGTAAGTGCATTTGAATGTGTTGCATCACTTGGTTCTGATACTGGAGGTTCAGTAAGAAATCCTGCCAGCTTTTGTTCTACTGTTGGATACAAACCAACTTATGGATTGATTAGTAGATATGGTCTGATTTCTTATGCAAACAGTATTGAACAAATTGGACCTCTTACCAGAACTGTAAAAGATACTGCATTTTTACTAAATATTATTTCAGGAATTGATCCTAATGATAATACTACAGTTGATAACAAAAATGAAGATTATCTTTTGGGAATAGAATCTGGTATCGAAGGTAAAAAAATAGGCATAATTAAGGAGATGATCGGAGAAGGAATATCTCCTGAGGTCTTATCTACAACAAAAGATGCCATTTCAAAATTAGAAAACTTGGGAGCTATATGTGAGGAAATTTCCCTTGATATGGTGAAATATTCTGTTGCGGCATATTATACAATTACTGCCACTGAAGCTGGAAGCAATCTTGCAAGATATGATAATCTTAGATATGGTTATGAATTCCCAGTAGAGGGATATGAGTTTAATTCATATATTTCAAAAGCTAGACGCAATTTTGGACCTGAAGTCACACGTAGAATGATTATTGGAGGCTTTGTTCCTTCAGCAGGCCATGCCGGAAAATATTTCTTAAAAGCACTAAAAGTAAAAAGTAAACTTACCAAAGAAATCAATGAGGCATTCAAAAGATTTGATTTACTTATTGCACCTACTGTTCCTTTGCCTCCATTTAAGATAGGAGAAAAAATTAATGATCCTGTCTCCTTGTTCTTAGTAGATATCAATACCGTTACTGCAAATCTTACTGGAAAACCTGCCATTTCAATTCCATACTCGATTTCAAATGGGTTGCCAATTGGAATTCAATTGATGGCTGACTCAATGAATGATAAACTACTATTGCAAACAGCATATGCATTAGAACAAACTGTTCAATTACCAGAGGTTCCGCTATGA
- the aspS gene encoding aspartate--tRNA(Asn) ligase, whose product MIETELGSLRRSHYSDEITPSMNGQKVTVMGWVLTIRGHGNISFGTIRDKNGEISIVAKKGDCPDEIREKISSLKAHSSIAVTGNVKASEKAPAGYEIVPTELRVFSDVEKIPPFEPTVKTVKNIDTRLEVRPIDLRRDVLQHIFKTRSSVLKSIREYFANENFVEINTPKMIATATEGGAALFPIFYYNKEAFLAQSPQLYKEQLTMSFEKVFEIAPIFRAEPSRTNRHLAEAISIDLEEAFVDYNDVMNRIEDIVKVSIQTVNEYSKENPSAEFPILEIPERIPRYTYDELVDKMQKAGAKTEWGDDLYPSNLKKIGLDGFYFITDWPLAPKPFYVKDSKSNPKVSESFDLMYGDLELSSGSTRIEKRNELEERMKNKGMKTDAFEYHLGAFDYGVPPHAGCGIGLERLIMVLTGTENIRDTTFYPRDVDRLTP is encoded by the coding sequence ATGATTGAAACTGAGCTAGGATCTTTACGTAGATCACATTATTCTGATGAAATTACTCCCTCTATGAATGGACAAAAAGTCACAGTCATGGGGTGGGTTTTAACTATTCGGGGTCATGGAAATATTAGCTTTGGAACCATTCGAGACAAAAATGGTGAGATTTCAATTGTTGCAAAAAAAGGAGACTGTCCTGATGAAATTCGTGAAAAAATCTCTTCATTAAAAGCTCACTCTTCAATTGCAGTTACTGGCAATGTCAAAGCATCTGAAAAAGCACCTGCAGGATATGAAATTGTTCCAACTGAATTGCGCGTTTTCTCTGATGTGGAAAAAATACCTCCGTTTGAACCCACTGTAAAAACTGTGAAAAATATTGACACAAGACTTGAGGTGAGGCCGATTGACCTTAGACGTGATGTACTTCAACATATTTTCAAAACCCGAAGCTCTGTTTTAAAATCCATTAGAGAATATTTTGCAAATGAAAATTTTGTAGAAATAAACACTCCTAAAATGATTGCAACAGCTACTGAAGGTGGGGCTGCATTATTTCCAATATTTTACTATAACAAAGAAGCATTTTTAGCTCAAAGTCCACAATTGTACAAAGAACAACTAACAATGAGTTTTGAAAAAGTATTTGAAATTGCTCCTATTTTTAGGGCAGAACCTTCTAGAACAAATAGACATCTGGCCGAAGCAATATCTATCGATCTAGAAGAAGCTTTTGTTGATTATAATGATGTAATGAATCGAATTGAAGATATTGTCAAAGTTTCAATTCAAACTGTAAATGAATATTCAAAAGAAAATCCTTCTGCAGAATTTCCTATTCTAGAAATTCCTGAACGTATTCCAAGATATACTTATGATGAATTAGTTGATAAAATGCAAAAGGCAGGTGCAAAAACAGAATGGGGAGATGATCTGTATCCTTCTAATTTGAAAAAAATTGGTTTAGATGGATTTTATTTTATTACCGATTGGCCTTTGGCTCCTAAACCCTTCTATGTGAAAGACAGTAAATCCAATCCTAAAGTTTCAGAGTCTTTTGACTTGATGTATGGTGATTTAGAATTATCTTCTGGCAGTACAAGAATTGAAAAAAGAAATGAGTTGGAAGAAAGAATGAAAAATAAAGGAATGAAAACAGATGCTTTTGAATATCACCTTGGAGCTTTTGACTATGGCGTTCCTCCTCACGCAGGTTGTGGTATTGGTCTTGAGAGGCTGATAATGGTATTGACAGGCACAGAAAATATTCGTGATACAACATTTTATCCTAGAGATGTTGACAGACTTACACCTTAG
- a CDS encoding formate--phosphoribosylaminoimidazolecarboxamide ligase, whose amino-acid sequence MTSIATLGSHCSLQVLKGAKDEGLKTILVCEKKREKLYKRFPFIDELIIVDSFKEVLDQKCQSILEENNAVLIPHGTLIAQMNSKEIESIKTPVFGNKWILRWESDREMKEKLMREAKLPMPKPVTDPKEIEKLVIVKRQGAAGGKGYFMAANEQDYNTKRNQLISEGIISDDETLYIQEYAAGVLAYLTFFYSPLKEELEFFGVDQRHESDIEGLGRIPAEQQLKSNKVPSFNVIGNSPLVLRESLLDEVYTMGENFVEAAKRVVSPGMNGPFCIEGVYDENAKFTSFEFSARIVAGSNIYMDGSPYYSLLFNETMSMGKRIAREVKTATNSNQLDKITT is encoded by the coding sequence ATGACCTCGATTGCAACCTTAGGCTCACACTGTTCTTTACAAGTACTTAAAGGAGCAAAAGACGAAGGTCTCAAAACAATCTTAGTATGTGAAAAAAAACGAGAAAAACTATACAAAAGGTTTCCATTTATTGATGAACTTATCATCGTAGATTCTTTTAAAGAAGTTCTTGATCAAAAATGCCAATCAATTCTTGAAGAAAATAATGCAGTCTTAATTCCTCATGGTACACTAATTGCACAGATGAATTCTAAAGAAATTGAATCAATTAAAACACCAGTATTTGGCAACAAATGGATTCTTAGATGGGAATCAGATAGAGAAATGAAAGAAAAACTGATGAGAGAGGCAAAACTACCAATGCCAAAACCAGTCACAGATCCTAAAGAAATTGAAAAATTAGTAATTGTAAAAAGACAAGGAGCTGCAGGAGGCAAAGGCTACTTTATGGCAGCAAATGAACAAGATTACAATACAAAAAGAAACCAATTGATTTCAGAAGGAATAATTTCAGATGATGAAACACTATACATTCAAGAATATGCTGCAGGAGTTTTAGCTTACTTGACATTTTTTTATTCACCACTAAAAGAAGAGTTAGAATTTTTTGGAGTTGATCAGAGACATGAATCAGACATCGAAGGGTTAGGAAGAATTCCTGCTGAGCAACAATTAAAATCAAACAAAGTACCATCTTTTAACGTCATTGGAAACAGTCCACTTGTTTTACGAGAATCATTATTAGATGAAGTTTATACAATGGGAGAAAATTTTGTAGAGGCAGCTAAAAGAGTCGTATCCCCTGGAATGAATGGGCCATTTTGTATAGAAGGAGTATATGACGAAAATGCAAAATTTACATCCTTTGAATTTTCAGCAAGGATTGTAGCAGGATCAAACATATACATGGACGGTTCTCCATATTACTCATTATTGTTCAACGAGACTATGAGTATGGGAAAACGAATTGCTCGAGAAGTAAAAACGGCTACCAATTCAAATCAATTAGACAAAATTACGACATAA
- the phnE gene encoding phosphonate ABC transporter, permease protein PhnE, with protein sequence MTPKNNIVIGIIVALVVVASYNVDANPIEFVEGLPNIAIVVEEMLLVEPKYVPTALWAMFETIQMAFIGTVVGTALALPLSMFAARNLNSKYVYAPIRALLAAIRTFPSILWAILFVIMVGLGTFAGILAIVMYTVGFIAKLQYEAIETIDSDPMDAVSSIGVSKWQLIRYVVIPESASHLLSQILYMFDYNVRQTSILGLVGAGGIGFYIINYIKFFEYGKAAVFMLVVLVTVLFIDWASVKIRDKYIIKSQHGMEVTAK encoded by the coding sequence ATGACTCCTAAAAATAATATTGTAATTGGAATTATTGTAGCACTTGTTGTAGTTGCATCATACAATGTCGATGCTAATCCTATTGAATTTGTAGAAGGATTGCCAAATATTGCAATTGTAGTTGAAGAGATGCTATTAGTAGAACCAAAGTATGTTCCTACTGCACTTTGGGCGATGTTTGAAACTATTCAAATGGCATTTATTGGAACTGTAGTTGGTACTGCCCTTGCTTTGCCTCTTAGTATGTTTGCAGCAAGAAATTTGAATAGCAAGTATGTTTATGCACCAATCCGTGCGTTGCTTGCAGCCATCAGAACATTCCCTTCTATTTTATGGGCAATTTTGTTTGTAATTATGGTTGGTTTAGGTACTTTTGCAGGCATCTTGGCAATTGTAATGTATACCGTTGGGTTTATTGCGAAACTTCAATACGAAGCAATAGAAACAATTGATTCTGATCCTATGGATGCTGTAAGTTCCATCGGTGTCTCAAAATGGCAACTAATTCGCTATGTGGTAATTCCTGAATCTGCATCACATTTACTAAGTCAAATTCTCTACATGTTTGACTATAACGTACGTCAAACCAGTATTCTTGGATTAGTGGGTGCAGGGGGAATTGGATTCTATATCATAAACTACATCAAATTCTTTGAGTATGGAAAAGCTGCTGTATTCATGCTAGTTGTATTGGTAACTGTGTTGTTTATTGACTGGGCCAGTGTTAAAATTCGAGATAAATACATCATAAAATCTCAACACGGTATGGAAGTTACTGCAAAATAA
- a CDS encoding ATP-binding cassette domain-containing protein, with product MNDVWTSYDSKNFALEGIHLSIDRGTNYAIVGQSGSGKSTLLKLMNGMMIPSKGTIKIDYVTPNMNNKKFKKMMHGIGYIPQSLGLVKNSTVLENILIGALPRLNTMQSLLKKFPDHEIEEAKRILSLVGLSGKEERKAYMLSGGEKRRVAIARALMQKPTILLADEIVSELDHVTAREIMNLIADAQKRMNLTAIMVHHDMQLALEYANRVAVIKEGHKILEIGVEGDTIVDFQTGDLNTEEIMEMYSDDS from the coding sequence ATGAATGATGTCTGGACCTCATATGATTCCAAAAATTTTGCTTTGGAAGGAATCCATCTCTCTATTGATAGAGGCACAAATTATGCAATTGTAGGACAATCAGGTTCAGGAAAATCTACTTTATTGAAACTGATGAACGGTATGATGATTCCCAGCAAGGGTACTATCAAAATTGATTATGTAACACCCAATATGAATAATAAAAAATTCAAAAAAATGATGCATGGTATTGGATACATTCCCCAAAGTTTGGGATTGGTAAAAAATAGTACTGTTCTTGAAAATATTTTGATTGGAGCATTACCTCGATTAAACACTATGCAATCTTTACTAAAAAAATTCCCTGATCATGAAATTGAAGAGGCAAAAAGAATATTGTCTCTTGTTGGATTATCTGGGAAAGAAGAAAGAAAGGCCTACATGTTAAGTGGTGGTGAGAAACGTAGAGTTGCAATTGCTAGAGCTTTAATGCAAAAACCCACTATCTTATTGGCAGATGAAATTGTTTCTGAATTAGATCATGTTACTGCCAGAGAAATTATGAATTTGATTGCTGATGCTCAAAAGAGAATGAATCTCACTGCAATCATGGTTCATCATGATATGCAACTGGCATTAGAATATGCAAATCGTGTAGCAGTTATCAAAGAAGGTCACAAAATTTTAGAAATTGGTGTTGAAGGTGACACTATTGTTGATTTTCAAACAGGCGATTTGAATACTGAAGAAATAATGGAGATGTACTCAGATGACTCCTAA